In Brevibacillus marinus, the genomic window CTGCTTGATGGGGATGTCGATCGTCCTGACCACCGGCAGAGCCGGATCAATCCCGTCGGCCAGCATCAACTCAAAGAGGTCCCGCAGCGAGCGCGGTTGTTTCATCGATTGTCGCAGCAGTTCCCGGATCATTTCCAGGGGCAACAGCTCCATCGAAACATCTGTCGTCATCACTTTCGACGCGGGGCCCTCCGTAACCGCCACCAGAGATGACAGGCGGTGGGGCGGCAAACGGGCGAATTCATCCATAAACGGCGCAATCTCTTTGCGCGCCAAAGCTTCTCCGATCAGCACGACGCGCTGGTGGGAAAATTCCAGTGAGCGGGAGGCCCTCGCCTGCATCCGCCGAACCGCGTCCACCAGGTTTTCCGACGTCTCGCTATCGGTGTACCAGGATTTTCGCCCGCTTTGTCCACCGCCCCCGCCCTGGCTGCCGGGTCCCCCCATCTGACCGGGGAGCGGAATCTGCAGCGACACCTGTATTTTGTCATCCTGCCAGTCGAGCGCGGTTCCGTACACAAACGCCACATCGTTGATTTCGACCCGATCCCAGCAGCCGGTTAACAGCAGACACAATAGGATGAGCAGCACCCTGCGCAGCGTGCTCATGATCCCCCCTCCTGTGGCGGCTTCGGTTCCATCCCCTTTTCCATTCGCCGCAGGTTTGACTTGGCGTAGGTGGAAGGCCGCGTCACCATTCTCCACCAGGGCACGCGAATAAAAATATCCTTTTGTTCCCGTTTCTTCATCGGGGCAACGCCGGATAAATAGGGAACGCCAAACGAGCGCAAATGGCACAGATGCAGCACCAAGAGAACGGTGCCGAAGACGATCCCGAAAAGCCCGAAAACGCCGGCCAGGATCATCATCGGGAAGCGCAGCATGCGGAAGGAAATCGCAAAGTTGAAGCGGGGAATCGTAAAGGACGCAATGCCGGTCAGCGCGACGATAATCACCATCGGGGCGGAGACGATGCCCGCTTCTACCGCAGCCTGCCCGATCACCAGCGCCCCGAGGATGCTGACCGCCTGGCCAATGGTGCGGGGCAGGCGGATCCCCGCTTCCCGCAGCGCTTCAAAGGAGATTTCCATCAGCATGGCCTCGATCACAGCGGGAAAGGGGATCGATTCGCGCGCCGTGGCGATACTCAGCATCAGCGTTGTCGGCAGCATTTCGTGATGGTAGGTGGTAATCGCGATGTACAGCGCGGGCGTGTACAGCGCAATCAGCAGGAATTGAAAGCGCAGCCAGCGGATCAGATTGCCGATGATGAAGCGTTCGTAATAATCTTCGCTGGCCTGCAGCATCTGCCAGAAGGTGATCGGTCCCGTGATCACAAACGGTGTGCCGTCAACCAGGATGGCG contains:
- a CDS encoding Ger(x)C family spore germination protein, encoding MSTLRRVLLILLCLLLTGCWDRVEINDVAFVYGTALDWQDDKIQVSLQIPLPGQMGGPGSQGGGGGQSGRKSWYTDSETSENLVDAVRRMQARASRSLEFSHQRVVLIGEALARKEIAPFMDEFARLPPHRLSSLVAVTEGPASKVMTTDVSMELLPLEMIRELLRQSMKQPRSLRDLFELMLADGIDPALPVVRTIDIPIKQLQNQKQIIQLNGMALFDENNRMVAVLNQEEAKGILWALNETRYPELIIPAPNGSGSISSIFHEMNVKYSPVVRGDDLRMNVQVRATGIVTSNQSTYDLTYRVNMLQVERKAEALIKRVIERSIQLAQKHHSDPIGFGRLIYRQHPREWKRIRERWQELYPKVRVHVSVLARIEHPGAVTEPMGIQERDVQK